The Bacillota bacterium genomic interval AGGCCGCCGCCGGCAGCAACGTTGGAGATGGTGGCGGCGGTCCACGGCCGGCCGGCCGGCTGGCTGGCCACCAGGGCGAAGGGCGAGAGCACCAGCCAGAGCCCTCCCAGGAAGAGCACGAGCAGGGCCCAGAAGCCCGCCGAGATCCGATTCACAGCGACTCACCCCGTTCTGCGCTTCCCGTCCCCCGGTAGAGCGCGGCGCCGGTCCGGTCCTCGTCCCGGTGCGCGTCGGAGCCGGCGGACCGCTGCTGGCTGGCCAGCTCCTCCAGCAGCCGCGCCGCCAGGGGCACGAGCGCCTCCTCCAGGCGTTCCGACGTCAGCCCCTCGGCCGCCTCGCGCTCCGGCCCCGCCTGCGCGCGGCGCTTCGGCCGCGGCAGCGCGCCGGCCGCGCGCAGCTGGGAGACCAGCGTGGCGCCGAAGAGGAAGACGCCTGCCAGCGCCACCACGGTAACACCGAGCCCGCTCCAGAACGAATTGAGCGTGGCGTCGTTCCAGTCGGCTCCCCGGGGCTGGAAGGCCAGCGCCCAGGGGGCGACCATCAGCCAGAAGCCGCCCAGGAGCGCGGCTAGGCTGGCGCCGATCCCCCAAAGATCTTTCCCGATACCGGCGCGCCTTCGTTCCATCGGTTCTCCCCCCCGTCGCGCAAGATCCGCACCGCCGTCGCCGCCGACGTCCCCGCCGCCCCGATCTCCCGGAACTCCCCCGCTGCAGCCAGCCAGGGGTCCAACAGGGCGCGGGCGGCAGGAAGCAGGAGCTCCCGGGCCACGCGGCGGCCCGCCTCTTCCACCTCCTGGGCGGGCCGGTCTCCCGCCGCCGCTCCCGCCGGCCCCCCGGCCGGCTGCCGTTCCAGCGCGGCCAGCGCCTCGAGCAGGCCGCGGTCCGCCTCCGAGCGGAGCGCCGTCCCCGCCAGGATGGCGAAGAGCGAGCCGAGAAGGAGCCGGATGTGGACCATCCTCGCCTCCTCCCCGCCGGCCAGTTCCTGCGCCCTCTCCTCCGTCTCCATCTCCATCTCCGTCGCGGCGCCGCCGGGCTCATGCGAGCGCCGCAGCGGGATCTCCTTGAGGAAGAGGGTGACCACGAAGGCCGCCACGAGCGCCGCCGTGCCGACCGCGAAGAGCTCGGTGATGGAGACGGCCAGGCTCTCCCGGATGGCCTGCATCAGCTGCCGGAAGAGGAGCTCGCCCTGCGGGCCGAAGTGGGCGAAGGCCTTCTGCATCTCGGCCGTCGCCTGGGGCGAGAGAAGGGCCTGCGGATTCTCCAGGGCGGCCAGCTTCCCGGCCGGCATCAGCTGGCTGAGTGCCGGCGGGATCCGGCTGTGCAGCTCCGTCTGGAAGCGGTTGGTCATCAGCGTGCCCAGGACGGCGACGCCGATGGTGCCGCCGATGGAGCGGAAGAACTGGAGGCTGGCCGTCACCTCCCCCAGGCGGCGGAAGGGGAAGGCGTTCTGGACCACGATGGTGAAGAGGCTCATCTGCACGCCCATGCCGAGGCCCATGATGATCATGTTGCGGATGACCTCGCCGTTGGTGGCGTGCACGTCCAGGCGCGCATTCAGGTACATGCCCACGGCGGCAACGGCGAAGCCCACCAGGGAGATGATCTTGTACCGCCCGGTCCGGGAGAGGAGCTGGCCGCCGATGATGCTGGAGGCCATGAAGCCCAGCATCATGGGCGTCAGCAGCGTGCCCGAGTTGGTGGCCGTGTCGCCGATCACGCCCTGCATGAAGAGCGGCAGGTACATCACCCCGCCGAAGAGCCCCCCGGCCACGATGAACGTCGCGATCATCGAGATCGTGAAGATGCTGTTCCGGAAGAGCGACGGGCTGATGATCGGCTCCTCCGCCCGCGACTCCAGCCAGAAGAAGAGCACCCACATGACCGCCGAGCCGGCGAAGAGCGAGAGGATCTGCGGCGAGCCCCAGGCGTACTCCGTGCCCGCCCAGCTGAACCCGAGGAGCATCGGCACCGCCGCCGCGATCAGCACGGCGGCCCCGGGGTAGTCGATCCGGTGCTGGCGCCGCAGGCCCACGCTGGGCAGGGCGATCGCCGCGATCACCATGGCCACGATGCCCACCGGCAGGTTGACGTAGAAGACCCAGCGCCACGTCCAGTGGTCGGTGATCCACCCGCCCAGCGTCGGCCCGACGATGGTGGCCAGGCCGAAGACCGCCATCATCAGCCCCTGCCACCGGCCCCGCTCGGCGGGCGGGAAGATGTCGCCGATGATGGCGATGACGATGGGCATCATGGCGCCCGCTCCCAGGCCTTGCAGGCCGCGGAAGAGGATCAGCTCGGTCATGCTCTGGCTCTGGCCCGAGAGGGCCGAGCCGGCCACGAAGAGGAAGAGCCCCAGCAGGAAGAAGGGCCTCCGCCCGTAGACGTCGGACAGCTTCCCATAGAGCGGCACCGTCGCCGTGGAAGCCAGCATGTAGGCGGTGAAGACCCAGGAATAGTGCTCCAGCCCGTTCAGATCCGCGATGATCCGCGGCATCGCGGTACCGACCACCGTCTGATCGATCGCGGACAGGAGCATCCCCAGCATCGCCGCCGCCACCACCAGCACCAGGCGCTCACGGCTCAGGGAGCTGCGAAGGCTCTGCCCTTCCTCGATCC includes:
- a CDS encoding MDR family MFS transporter: MIELSTADRERRSRAGEGGSVRIEEGQSLRSSLSRERLVLVVAAAMLGMLLSAIDQTVVGTAMPRIIADLNGLEHYSWVFTAYMLASTATVPLYGKLSDVYGRRPFFLLGLFLFVAGSALSGQSQSMTELILFRGLQGLGAGAMMPIVIAIIGDIFPPAERGRWQGLMMAVFGLATIVGPTLGGWITDHWTWRWVFYVNLPVGIVAMVIAAIALPSVGLRRQHRIDYPGAAVLIAAAVPMLLGFSWAGTEYAWGSPQILSLFAGSAVMWVLFFWLESRAEEPIISPSLFRNSIFTISMIATFIVAGGLFGGVMYLPLFMQGVIGDTATNSGTLLTPMMLGFMASSIIGGQLLSRTGRYKIISLVGFAVAAVGMYLNARLDVHATNGEVIRNMIIMGLGMGVQMSLFTIVVQNAFPFRRLGEVTASLQFFRSIGGTIGVAVLGTLMTNRFQTELHSRIPPALSQLMPAGKLAALENPQALLSPQATAEMQKAFAHFGPQGELLFRQLMQAIRESLAVSITELFAVGTAALVAAFVVTLFLKEIPLRRSHEPGGAATEMEMETEERAQELAGGEEARMVHIRLLLGSLFAILAGTALRSEADRGLLEALAALERQPAGGPAGAAAGDRPAQEVEEAGRRVARELLLPAARALLDPWLAAAGEFREIGAAGTSAATAVRILRDGGENRWNEGAPVSGKIFGGSAPA